The following nucleotide sequence is from Nesterenkonia xinjiangensis.
CGTCGTGCTCCCGACCACACCGGAAGGGACTGTGCCGACCGTGGAGCTGCGCACCGCCGGGGACACGGATGCCGAGGCGGGACCTCCGGTCTACTCCGGTCCGGCGTCACGGATCGTGATCGACCGCTCCATCATCGAGATCTTCCGGGCCGACGGCCCCGCCTGCACCCTGCGGGCGTATCCTGCGGCGGACCAGCAGTGGGAGCTGCGCACCGGTGGCGCCCAGCTCAGCTGGTGGGCGCTGCGCCGGTGGAGTCCCGCCTGATCAGCCAGGTCTCGATGAGTTCGGGGACCGCACCCGCTGAGGGCTCACGTGAAGGAGCCGGGATCCCCTCAAGGAGGATCTCCATGGCCCGCCGCCCGATCTGCTGATGCGGCAGGGCCACTGTGGTCAGCGCGGGGACCACCTGGGCGGCCACATGAGCCTGATCGTCCACGCCCACCACGGAGAGGTCCCCCGGGATGTCCACCCCGCGGTGTGCCGCGGCGAGCAGCACCCCCACCGCCGTGCGGTCGTTCGAGGCCAGCACGGCGGTGGGAGCGGCTCCGCCGTCGAGCAGCGCGGAGGCGGCGCGGTAGCCGTCGTCAATGTCCCAGCCGCAGGGCACGACCCGATGCTCCGCCCCGGTGCCGGCCACAGCATCGAGGAAGCCCTCCCGACGGCGCGGGGTCGCCGGAGAGTCCTCGGTGCCGCTGAGCAGAGCGATATCGCGATGCCCCAGGTCGAGCAGGTGACGCACCCCCAGCCGCGAGCCCCCGGCTTCATCGGCGACGACGGCCGGCGCCCGGCCGGAGGCGTCCAGACAGTTGGCGAGCACCGCCGGGGCAGAGAAGAAGTTCTCCGCCGGATCGACGCTCACCAGCCCTCCGGTGGCCAGCATGAGGGCGTCCACGCTGCGGGCGAAGAACACCTTTGCCATCTGTCCGATGCGGGAGTCGTCCCCCGCGGTGTCGGCCACCATGATCATGTAGCCGGCCTCGCGCGCCACGGCGTCGGCTCCGCTGATGATCCCTCCGGCGAAGGGCGAAGTGACGATCTCATCGGTGATCACGCCCACCGTCCGCGTGCTGCGGCTACGCAGCGACTGCCCGACGCTCTGCGGAATGTACCCCAGCTCCTCGACAGCAGCACGGATCTGATCCTGGAGCACCGGAGCCACGTTGCCGTCGGCCCGGCCGTTGAGGACCAGGGAGACCGCGCTGCGCGAGGCGCCGGCGCGGGCGGCCACATCGGCGGCTGTGACCCGTCGGCGTCCCTGTCGCTGCACATCGCCTCC
It contains:
- a CDS encoding substrate-binding domain-containing protein, translated to MQRQGRRRVTAADVAARAGASRSAVSLVLNGRADGNVAPVLQDQIRAAVEELGYIPQSVGQSLRSRSTRTVGVITDEIVTSPFAGGIISGADAVAREAGYMIMVADTAGDDSRIGQMAKVFFARSVDALMLATGGLVSVDPAENFFSAPAVLANCLDASGRAPAVVADEAGGSRLGVRHLLDLGHRDIALLSGTEDSPATPRRREGFLDAVAGTGAEHRVVPCGWDIDDGYRAASALLDGGAAPTAVLASNDRTAVGVLLAAAHRGVDIPGDLSVVGVDDQAHVAAQVVPALTTVALPHQQIGRRAMEILLEGIPAPSREPSAGAVPELIETWLIRRDSTGAAPTS